Within the Flavobacterium sp. 9R genome, the region TGGTATATTAAGATTTTATTGTGATTTTTGTTGCATAACTAATTCAAACAATAATAATATGAGATCAAAATTCAAATGGATTTTTTCTTTGCTATTGGCACTGTCAATGCAATTTGTCTTCGCACAAGAGAAGACTGTTTCTGGTACTGTTACTGATGAAACTGGTGCTTTACCAGGAGTAAACGTAGTAGTAAGTGGTACTAAAAGTGGTACACAAACTGGTTTTGATGGGAAGTATTCCATTAAAGCAAAACAAGGCGATGTTTTGGTGTTTTCATTTTTAGGAATGGATACTATGAGAATGACTGTTGGAGCTTCATCAGTAGTTGATTTAAAAATGACAGGTACTGTGAAGTTACAAGAAGTTGTGGTTACTGTTGCTTATGGTACACAATCGAAGAAAAAACTTGTGCAAGCAAATAAAATTGTTACAGCTGAGTCAATTGAAAATGTTGTGGCTTTATCTCCTCAAGAATTACTTCAAGGTCAAGCCGCGGGGGTACAAGTTGTTAACTCTTCTGGAGTTCTAGGTTCTGCTACTCAGGTTAAAATTAGAGGAAATGCTTCTATTTCAGGTGGTGGTAGACCCTTGTTTGTTATTGATGGTGTTCCAATGAATGACCTTCAATTAACTACTGCTCAAGGTGGACAGGCACTTAATCCGTTGTTGGAGATTAATCCAAACGATATTGAGTCTATGACAGTATTAAAAGATGCTTCTGCAACTGCTATTTATGGCTCTAGGGGATCTAATGGTGTTGTTTTGATTACTACTAAAAAGGGTAAAAAAGGTCAATCAACTAAAGTTACTGTTGATCAAGCTTTGTCTATTACAAAGTCTACTGATGTATTACGTTTAATGAATGCAGATCAATACAGAGAATTTAAGACCTTAAGAGGTGAAGATCCAGCAAGTTTTTTACCAGGGTCTTATGATTGGTTAGATGCTGTTTCAAGAACAGGTACTTCAAAAGATACTAATATTGGTGTTTCTGGTGGAAGTGAAAAGACATCTTTTTATGTTGGTTTTGGTCGTTCTGATCAAGAAGGATTTATCTTAGGTAATAATTTTCAAATTACTTCTGGTAGAGTATCCTTAGATCACGAAGCAAATGATTACATCAAAGTTGGTGCAAATATGTCTTATGCTGAGACAAAAAATGACCGTGTTGGTTCTGAGAATTCAACTTTTGCTCCTTTTACTGGTGCAGCATTAATTGCTCCTTGGACACCAATATATAATCCTGATGGTAGTCTTACTCCGCCTTCTGGTTTTATTCCAAATATTGTTGCAATTGAGACTTACGATATAAATAATGCTACTACATCAAGGTTAACGGGTAATGTATTTGCTGAAGTTAAATTATTCAAAAATTTAAAGTACAAAGTTGATTTCGGTGTTGATAGATTGTTCTTAGAGCAACAAGAGCGTTCATTTGAAATTAATAGCCCTGGTGGATACGGATACAATGATATCTCAACGCAAAATAAATATGTTGTAACAAATACTTTGTCTTATGATAAGACGTTTTTTGAAAAGCATAATTTCAATGCTCTAGTTGGTTCAACTTATGAGCAAACAGATATCAGAGTGGCAAGATTAGAAGCTACAGATTATGCTTCAGATTTGTTATTGAATATTACTTCAGGAGCAACGAAAACATTAACAACAACACTTACTCAAAATGCAAGATTGAATGGTTATTTTGCAAGAGTAAACTATGATTATGACAAGAAGTATTTATTAGAACTTACAGGTAGAAGAGATGGTTCTAGTAGATTTGCTCAAGACAAAAAGTATGGTCTTTTCTGGGCTGCTGGTTTCGCTTGGAATGCAAAACAAGAAGCATTTTTACAAGATAGTCGTGTGATTTCTGATCTTAAGCTGAGAGCTTCTATTGGAACTGCAGGTAATGATCGAGTTGGAGATTTTGCATTCTTCCCATTGTACGCTGGTGGTGCTGGCGGTGCTTATAATAATTCACCAGGGTTTTCATATTCTCAACCAGCTAATAATGAATATCGTTGGGAACAATCTAAAACTATAAACTTAGGTACTGATGTTAGTTTATTTAATAGTAGAGTAAATGTTTCTGTAGATGTATACAGTAAAAAAACTACAGATTTAATTTTGAGCCCACCAATTCCTGCAACAAATGGATTTAATACAATTACAGGAAATTTTGGTAGTATGGAGAATAAAGGTATTGAAGTTGATATTAATACTTTGAATGTTAAAACGGAAAATTTCGAATGGAGAACTAGTTTTAATATAGCTCATAATAATAACAAAGTTTTGTCTCTTCCAGGTGCTGCAGTTGATTTAGACGGTAATAGGTTTGTAACTGGTAGTGCTTCTCAAAGAGCGATTGAAGGATATTCTATTAACACATTCTTCTTGATTAGATACAAAGGAATTAATCCTCAAACTGGTAATGCTGAGTGGTTAGATAAAGCTGGTAATGTTACAACAACACCAACTGCTAATGATAGAGTTATAGTTGGTGATGCGAATCCTGATTTCGTTGGTGGAATAACAAATACATTCAAGTACAAGAATTTTGATTTAAATATTTTTGCTAACTTTAGTTATGGTAATAACATTTTCGTTGACGGACAAAGATTCACGGATAATTTGGTTAATGACTTTAATAAAGATCCTAAAGTCTTAGATTATTGGACAGCACCAGGTCAAAATGCCTATGCGCCTTCTTTGACTAGTGCTACTCGTGGTACTTTCGCACAACGTTCTACTAACCAACTTAAAGATGGTTCATTCATAAGAATCAAGAATATTACTTTAGGTTATAATTTACCATCATCAATTTTTGAAAGAATTGGATTTATTAGTGGTGTGAGATTATATGGAACTATTACTAATTTATATACTTTCAAAAAAGACGAATTGAAAGGTATCGATCCTGAGACTACTAGTACTTTAGCAAATTTAGGTGCAGGCGAGACTTTTTTCACACCTCCTCAATTCAAAAGTTATTTGTTAGGTGCTAAATTGACTTTTTAATAAAATATTTATACTAAGATGAAAAATAAAAATATACTGTTAATATTTATGTCTTCTTTGTTGTTTTTATCTTGTGATAATACACTTGATTTAAGCCCTGAAGATTCACTAACGCCAGACGTAGTTTTCTCAAACGAATCTTTGACTAATGGAGCTGTGAATGGAATGTATAGTTCTGCACAATCTTCTAATGTTTTATCTGGTACTTATGATGCTATTACAGAATGGCAGTCTGATAACGTTAAGTTTGTTGGTTCATTTCCAACTTTTAATGATATAAACAATTACACAACATTGTCAGATAATGGTTCTATCGCGACAATTTGGGCAGCACATTTTGCAACAATTAATCAAGCAAATATGTTGATTAAGTTTACTCCAAATGTTCCTTCTACTGCTACAGATGAATTTACAGCCGCTGAGAAAGCTAATATTGTAGGTCAGGCTAAATTTATGAGAGCATTAATGAATTTGCGTTTGTCTGCTTGTTTTGGGCATCAATTGCAACAAAATGATAAAGGGGCTAATTTATCGATTCCATTATTAATAGAACCTTTTACAGGTACAGTTACTTTTCCTAAGAGAAGTACTTTATCTGAGGTTCACGCACAAATTGAAGCTGATTTGTTAGATGCGGTAGCATCAATAAATTCTTCATCTACAGACAGAACACGTGCAACCGTTGCAGGAGCTAAAGCACTTTTAGCTAGATTGTATTTGTATCAAGAAAAATGGGGTAAAGCAGCAGATTATGCAAATCAAGTAATTAATACAACTGGTTTTACTTTAGCAACTAACTTTGCTTTTTACAACACCTTAAATCCTGAGTTGATTTTTACTTTACAAAACGTTGCTGGTGATGCTGCTGGAGCAGAATCTTACTCAAAAATGTTTAATGGAGTTAATGCGAATGGAAGAGGAGATTGTCCATTTTCTCAAAATTTGAAAGATCTTTTCACTGCTGAAACAGGAGATTTAAGATTTGGAACTGCTTTAACAAGAAATGGGATTAATGCTATTTCTGCTACTGATTTATTTACCAGCAAATATCCTAATGGGACATCAAATACTGATGACCCACCAGTTATTAGAATTTCTGAAATGTATTTGATTAGAGCAGAAGCTAACTTAAGAGGAGCTTTAACAGTAGGTGGTTCAACACCTGTTCAAGATGTTAACAGGATCAGAACAAGAGCTGGTTTAGCAAATTT harbors:
- a CDS encoding RagB/SusD family nutrient uptake outer membrane protein codes for the protein MKNKNILLIFMSSLLFLSCDNTLDLSPEDSLTPDVVFSNESLTNGAVNGMYSSAQSSNVLSGTYDAITEWQSDNVKFVGSFPTFNDINNYTTLSDNGSIATIWAAHFATINQANMLIKFTPNVPSTATDEFTAAEKANIVGQAKFMRALMNLRLSACFGHQLQQNDKGANLSIPLLIEPFTGTVTFPKRSTLSEVHAQIEADLLDAVASINSSSTDRTRATVAGAKALLARLYLYQEKWGKAADYANQVINTTGFTLATNFAFYNTLNPELIFTLQNVAGDAAGAESYSKMFNGVNANGRGDCPFSQNLKDLFTAETGDLRFGTALTRNGINAISATDLFTSKYPNGTSNTDDPPVIRISEMYLIRAEANLRGALTVGGSTPVQDVNRIRTRAGLANLSTVDLTSILNERRKEFCFEGLRRMDLLRNNLPLRSAGLANSAQSQPGADKTIFPIPQREMDINPNLVQNKGY
- a CDS encoding TonB-dependent receptor, whose product is MRSKFKWIFSLLLALSMQFVFAQEKTVSGTVTDETGALPGVNVVVSGTKSGTQTGFDGKYSIKAKQGDVLVFSFLGMDTMRMTVGASSVVDLKMTGTVKLQEVVVTVAYGTQSKKKLVQANKIVTAESIENVVALSPQELLQGQAAGVQVVNSSGVLGSATQVKIRGNASISGGGRPLFVIDGVPMNDLQLTTAQGGQALNPLLEINPNDIESMTVLKDASATAIYGSRGSNGVVLITTKKGKKGQSTKVTVDQALSITKSTDVLRLMNADQYREFKTLRGEDPASFLPGSYDWLDAVSRTGTSKDTNIGVSGGSEKTSFYVGFGRSDQEGFILGNNFQITSGRVSLDHEANDYIKVGANMSYAETKNDRVGSENSTFAPFTGAALIAPWTPIYNPDGSLTPPSGFIPNIVAIETYDINNATTSRLTGNVFAEVKLFKNLKYKVDFGVDRLFLEQQERSFEINSPGGYGYNDISTQNKYVVTNTLSYDKTFFEKHNFNALVGSTYEQTDIRVARLEATDYASDLLLNITSGATKTLTTTLTQNARLNGYFARVNYDYDKKYLLELTGRRDGSSRFAQDKKYGLFWAAGFAWNAKQEAFLQDSRVISDLKLRASIGTAGNDRVGDFAFFPLYAGGAGGAYNNSPGFSYSQPANNEYRWEQSKTINLGTDVSLFNSRVNVSVDVYSKKTTDLILSPPIPATNGFNTITGNFGSMENKGIEVDINTLNVKTENFEWRTSFNIAHNNNKVLSLPGAAVDLDGNRFVTGSASQRAIEGYSINTFFLIRYKGINPQTGNAEWLDKAGNVTTTPTANDRVIVGDANPDFVGGITNTFKYKNFDLNIFANFSYGNNIFVDGQRFTDNLVNDFNKDPKVLDYWTAPGQNAYAPSLTSATRGTFAQRSTNQLKDGSFIRIKNITLGYNLPSSIFERIGFISGVRLYGTITNLYTFKKDELKGIDPETTSTLANLGAGETFFTPPQFKSYLLGAKLTF